Within Nocardia terpenica, the genomic segment CGAACACCGCACCGCGCGACAGTTCGTCGCCCGGCTCGCCGCCGCGCATCCGATTCGCTCCGGAGCCCTCGACTGGTCCCGGCCCGATACGGTGATCTGCCGCTGCGAGGGCACGACCCGCGCCGATCTGACCGCCGCCTGGGACCGCGCCACGGGTGACGGCTATCGATCGGTCAAGCTGGCCACCAGGGCCGGATTGGGGCCGTGCCAGGGCCGCATGTGCGCGGCGGCGATCGCGGCGCTGCGCCCACGCCCCTGCACCGACGGGACCGACACCGACGGCCTGGCCGCGGCCACCCCCGCCCGCCGTCCGTTCGCGGCGCCGGTGCGGCTGCGCGAACTCGCCGAACTCGACAGCGAAGGGCCAGCGTAATGCGAAGCAGCCGAATCATTTCCGCGATCGACACGCACACCGAGGGCATGCCCACCCGGGTGGTCACCGGCGGTATCGGCACCGTGCCCGGTGACACCATGGCGGCGCGGCGGACGTATTTCCAGCGGCATCTGGACGGACTGCGCACGCTGCTGATGTACGAGCCGCGCGGGCACGCGGCCATGAGCGGCGCGATCCTGCAACCCGCCACCACCGCCGACGGCCACTACGGGGTGCTGTTCATCGAGGTCAGTGGGCTGCTGCCGATGTGCGGGCACGGCACCATCGGGGTGGCCACCGCGCTCGTCGAATCCGGGATGGTGCCCGTCGCCGAGCCGACCACCGAGATCCGCCTCGACACCCCCGCCGGGCGCGTCGTCGCCGAGGTCGCGGTGTCCGGCGGCCACGCGGACGCGGTCACCCTCCGCAATGTGCCCGCCTACTGCGACAGCGTGGACAACACCGTGGACGTGCCGGGGCTCGGGACCGTGCGCTACGACATGGCCTACGGCGGCAACTTCTACGCCATCGTCGGGCTCGACGGTCTCGGAATACCGTTCGACCGCGCGCACAAGGACCGGATCCTCGACGCGGGCCTGCGAATCATGGCCGCCGTCAACGACACTCGCCGCCCGACCCATCCCGGGGACGAGCGGATATCCGGCTGCAAGCACGTCCTGTTCCTCGACCCGGCCTCCGAACCCGCGCACACCCGGCACGCCATGGCCATCCATCCGGGCTGGTTCGACCGCTCACCCTGCGGCACCGGCACTTCCGCGCTGCTGGCCCGCCAGCACGCGCGGGGCTTGCTGTCCGACGGCGAGGTGCTGCGCAACGATTCGTTCCTGGGCACCACCTTTCACGCCCGCGCGCTCGAAACCACCACCGTGGGCGGCCATCCCGCGGTCGTGCCCGCGCTTACCGGCCGCGCCTGGGTCACCGGGATCGGCACCTATCTGCTCGACCCCACCGACCCCTTTCCGGAAGGTTTCCTGTTCTGATGGGCGAGCGCGCCACCCGGTCCACGCTGCGCGACCACGTCGGGGACGCGCTGCGCGCCGCGATCATCTCCGGCGAACTCGCGCCGGGAGCGCTCTATTCGGCTCCGGCGCTGGCCGAACGATTCGGCGTCTCCGCCACCCCCGTGCGCGAGGCGATGCTCGACCTGGTGCAGCAGGGTCTGGTGATCTCGGTGCCCAACAAGGGATTCCGCGTCACCGAACCCTCCGACGCCGACCTCGACGCCATTGCCGAGATCCGCCTGCTCCTGGAGCCACCGAGCGTGCGCGCCATCGTCGGCGCCGTCCCCGCCGCGGATTTCCCCGCCCTGCGCGCCCAGGCCGACCGGATCGTGCGCGCGGCCCGCCGCGGCAACCTCGTCGACTACGTCGACGCCGACCGCCGCTTCCACCTCATGCTCCTGGACTATCGCC encodes:
- a CDS encoding proline racemase family protein translates to MRSSRIISAIDTHTEGMPTRVVTGGIGTVPGDTMAARRTYFQRHLDGLRTLLMYEPRGHAAMSGAILQPATTADGHYGVLFIEVSGLLPMCGHGTIGVATALVESGMVPVAEPTTEIRLDTPAGRVVAEVAVSGGHADAVTLRNVPAYCDSVDNTVDVPGLGTVRYDMAYGGNFYAIVGLDGLGIPFDRAHKDRILDAGLRIMAAVNDTRRPTHPGDERISGCKHVLFLDPASEPAHTRHAMAIHPGWFDRSPCGTGTSALLARQHARGLLSDGEVLRNDSFLGTTFHARALETTTVGGHPAVVPALTGRAWVTGIGTYLLDPTDPFPEGFLF
- a CDS encoding GntR family transcriptional regulator; amino-acid sequence: MGERATRSTLRDHVGDALRAAIISGELAPGALYSAPALAERFGVSATPVREAMLDLVQQGLVISVPNKGFRVTEPSDADLDAIAEIRLLLEPPSVRAIVGAVPAADFPALRAQADRIVRAARRGNLVDYVDADRRFHLMLLDYRRNPRLSRIVGDLRAQTRLLGLSALVARGELENSAREHHTILDLLESHRAAELERFLRAHIGHTRGIWAAGNAPDAEIP